The Achromobacter deleyi genome has a window encoding:
- a CDS encoding lysozyme inhibitor LprI family protein: protein MKRHAYVPALLLALAAMPVWAAGKPSFDCARARTDVEKAICADGALAAQDASIAKLYTRARKSLDSAAAKALTEDQRYFVQVRDEAYANPFGSGTPPEELADRMKYRDAFLASLSFKRRNGFEGEWENLAGGFSVKKQADGRLLFDGSAAHPQNGRWVCDVSGIGTVKGNTLVVEDPQAEGWTLTLTRKGAAVNIAENPPAGGKSGMGPPYCGHNGSLGGMYFPVAKP from the coding sequence ATGAAACGCCATGCCTATGTGCCGGCGCTCTTGTTAGCCCTTGCCGCGATGCCCGTCTGGGCTGCCGGGAAGCCGTCGTTTGACTGCGCCCGGGCGCGGACGGACGTCGAAAAGGCGATCTGCGCCGATGGCGCGCTGGCGGCGCAGGACGCCAGCATTGCCAAGCTCTACACCAGGGCAAGGAAATCCTTGGATTCCGCAGCCGCCAAGGCGCTGACGGAAGACCAGCGCTACTTCGTGCAGGTGCGGGACGAGGCCTACGCCAATCCGTTCGGCAGCGGTACGCCGCCCGAGGAGTTGGCCGACCGGATGAAGTACAGGGACGCCTTTCTGGCATCGCTGTCTTTCAAACGACGCAATGGCTTCGAAGGAGAATGGGAGAACCTGGCGGGAGGGTTCTCGGTCAAGAAGCAGGCCGACGGGCGGCTGTTGTTCGACGGGTCGGCGGCGCACCCGCAGAATGGCCGCTGGGTTTGCGATGTCAGCGGCATCGGCACCGTGAAGGGCAACACCCTGGTCGTCGAGGATCCGCAGGCCGAGGGCTGGACGCTGACGCTCACCCGCAAGGGAGCGGCCGTGAATATTGCCGAGAACCCGCCGGCCGGCGGGAAGTCCGGTATGGGCCCGCCTTACTGCGGGCACAACGGGAGCCTGGGCGGCATGTACTTTCCCGTCGCCAAGCCTTGA
- a CDS encoding SDR family oxidoreductase, protein MTPRFQDQVAIVTGAVGGIGSAIVEGFLAEGGRVGLIDFNSQAGQAYEKELRKRGHKVCFVHADVSHFDQCQAAYDRITEELGPATILVNNVGISPKTNGRALKVWEMPPAEWNNVVSVNLNSVFYMTHLATPHMVRARQGRVINMSSVAGKAYCDIVAAHYAATKAGLIGLTRHWAAELGEHQVTVNGLAPGRISTPLLKSVPQEINDAVAAVTALRRLGTPEEVADACLFFASDQARFVTGQVLDVAGGWLMT, encoded by the coding sequence ATGACCCCGCGCTTTCAGGATCAGGTCGCCATCGTCACGGGCGCGGTCGGCGGCATCGGCTCGGCCATCGTCGAGGGGTTTCTGGCCGAAGGCGGACGCGTCGGTCTCATCGACTTCAACTCGCAAGCAGGCCAGGCCTACGAGAAAGAACTCAGGAAGCGTGGCCACAAGGTCTGCTTCGTGCACGCGGATGTCTCGCATTTTGACCAATGCCAGGCCGCCTATGACCGCATCACGGAAGAGCTGGGCCCCGCGACCATCCTGGTCAACAACGTCGGCATCTCGCCCAAGACGAACGGCCGCGCGCTGAAGGTCTGGGAAATGCCCCCCGCCGAGTGGAACAACGTGGTCTCGGTAAACCTGAACAGCGTGTTCTACATGACGCACCTGGCCACGCCGCACATGGTGCGGGCGCGCCAGGGGCGCGTGATCAACATGTCGTCGGTGGCGGGCAAGGCGTACTGCGACATCGTGGCGGCGCACTACGCGGCGACCAAGGCCGGGTTGATCGGCCTGACCCGCCACTGGGCCGCCGAACTGGGCGAGCACCAGGTCACCGTGAACGGGCTGGCGCCGGGACGGATCAGCACGCCATTGCTCAAGAGCGTGCCTCAAGAGATCAATGACGCCGTCGCCGCGGTGACCGCGCTGCGGCGCCTGGGCACGCCCGAAGAAGTGGCGGACGCCTGCCTGTTCTTTGCATCCGACCAGGCGCGCTTCGTGACCGGACAGGTGTTGGATGTCGCCGGCGGATGGCTGATGACATAG
- a CDS encoding anti-sigma factor, with protein MNYRDPDLQDRLAAEYVLGSLRAGARRRFVRLMRDDAALRRTVAEWEDRLLPLALALPPETPPAHVWTSIATRISLVSPAPARTPLWRGLAWWRALSAGLATAVVVLAFLILSPSAPPDAPRTVAVLSGENTPGALVVNQLPDQRLAVQPMQDLAALADGRALELWAISPGQAPRSLGLVAPGQTTLLSPRLPPLQGDTVAITREPQGGAPNGVPTGPVVLSGKVI; from the coding sequence ATGAATTACCGCGATCCAGACCTGCAAGATCGCCTGGCCGCCGAGTACGTGCTCGGGAGCCTGCGCGCGGGTGCGCGGCGCCGCTTCGTCCGGCTGATGCGCGATGACGCGGCCCTTCGGCGCACCGTCGCCGAATGGGAAGACAGGTTGTTGCCGCTGGCGCTGGCGCTGCCGCCCGAAACACCGCCGGCGCATGTATGGACGTCGATCGCCACGCGCATCTCGCTGGTGTCCCCGGCGCCTGCCCGGACCCCGCTCTGGCGCGGCCTGGCGTGGTGGCGCGCACTGTCCGCGGGCCTGGCCACCGCCGTGGTGGTGTTGGCCTTCCTGATACTCAGTCCCTCCGCCCCGCCGGATGCTCCGCGTACCGTCGCCGTACTGTCGGGCGAAAACACGCCTGGCGCGCTGGTGGTCAATCAGCTGCCGGACCAGCGCCTGGCGGTCCAGCCCATGCAGGACCTGGCAGCCCTGGCCGATGGCCGCGCGCTGGAATTGTGGGCAATCTCGCCCGGCCAGGCGCCGCGCTCGCTAGGGCTTGTCGCCCCTGGCCAGACCACCCTGCTCAGCCCGCGCCTGCCGCCGCTGCAGGGCGACACGGTTGCCATCACGCGGGAACCGCAAGGCGGCGCGCCCAACGGCGTGCCCACCGGCCCGGTCGTGCTGAGCGGCAAGGTTATTTGA
- a CDS encoding SMI1/KNR4 family protein, giving the protein MSDVFSPEELQALREHGIAVFADRVLIGVQPPLPDARIAEIEAACEGPLPQALLDLWRLTSGGELAYDLRARMDGNEEALSWAELFYDGSDHYRDLQGWIEHEQECAEEAASEDGETWNGKLRYLPIGGFEYCDRIYLAMEPGPRAGSVVAWKQGLPGWTHALQQDGIATIAPDLYSAFAALCLETDPETDEDSPGVRVLEYLDERVSDHGMPQALADKLAAFYRRALVDWRGPLAAGTLADSPGVASLALQHALAHDDAALVRQLAAQGVRLDLPLRGSAQAVDVALMQHAYAAAQALLDAGSPVSATAIHRFDRKPVPELVARLLEHGAVADALGVARCVACGSPEAARLVAQAGGEAVAAAYAETRDSMTSSYQEDLRRVRAGKLGHYLGADGLAERVANLREFSL; this is encoded by the coding sequence ATGAGCGACGTTTTTTCTCCCGAAGAACTGCAGGCCTTGCGCGAGCATGGCATTGCGGTGTTCGCGGACCGCGTGCTGATCGGTGTGCAGCCGCCCTTGCCCGATGCGCGCATCGCGGAGATCGAGGCCGCATGCGAGGGCCCTTTGCCGCAGGCCTTGCTGGACCTGTGGCGCCTGACCTCGGGCGGAGAACTGGCGTACGACTTGCGCGCGCGGATGGACGGCAACGAAGAGGCCCTGAGCTGGGCCGAGTTGTTCTACGACGGCAGCGATCACTATCGTGACCTCCAAGGCTGGATCGAACACGAGCAGGAGTGCGCCGAAGAGGCCGCCTCCGAGGACGGCGAAACCTGGAACGGCAAGCTGCGCTACCTGCCGATCGGCGGCTTTGAATACTGCGACCGCATCTATCTGGCGATGGAGCCTGGCCCCCGCGCGGGCAGCGTCGTCGCATGGAAGCAAGGCTTGCCGGGCTGGACGCATGCCTTGCAGCAGGACGGCATCGCGACCATTGCTCCAGACCTGTACAGCGCGTTTGCCGCGCTGTGCCTGGAGACGGACCCGGAGACGGACGAGGACAGCCCCGGCGTGCGGGTGCTGGAATACCTGGACGAGCGCGTGTCGGATCACGGCATGCCGCAAGCGCTGGCGGACAAGCTGGCCGCGTTCTACCGGCGCGCGCTGGTGGACTGGCGCGGCCCCTTGGCGGCCGGGACGCTGGCCGATTCGCCGGGGGTTGCCAGCCTGGCCTTGCAGCATGCGCTGGCCCACGATGATGCCGCGCTGGTGCGCCAGCTCGCGGCGCAAGGGGTGCGCCTTGACCTTCCGCTGCGCGGCAGCGCGCAAGCGGTGGACGTCGCCCTGATGCAGCACGCTTACGCCGCGGCCCAGGCCTTGCTGGACGCGGGCTCGCCGGTCAGCGCCACGGCGATCCACCGCTTCGACCGCAAGCCTGTTCCGGAACTGGTGGCGCGGCTGCTGGAACACGGTGCCGTTGCCGACGCGTTGGGCGTGGCGCGATGTGTCGCTTGCGGCTCGCCCGAAGCCGCGCGCCTGGTGGCGCAAGCGGGGGGCGAGGCCGTTGCCGCCGCCTATGCCGAAACCCGGGATTCGATGACCAGTAGCTACCAGGAAGACCTGCGGCGCGTGCGCGCGGGCAAGCTGGGCCACTACCTTGGCGCGGACGGCCTAGCCGAGCGCGTCGCCAACCTGCGGGAGTTTTCCCTATGA
- a CDS encoding sigma-70 family RNA polymerase sigma factor, which produces MPDALHLQALLDQCADKRESALAELYRLASPHLFALARRMLRDQAAAEDVLQECFVIIWRQAGQYRAERSQAMTWMTRIVRNRCIDRLRRPDREVPDPDDSLTLAMADEGPGPLAQLQASQDGRRLADCMGQLEGSQRVAIAMAFFDDLAHPDIAARLGTPLGTIKSWIRRGLQRLKRCLE; this is translated from the coding sequence ATGCCCGACGCCCTGCACCTCCAGGCCTTGCTAGACCAGTGCGCCGACAAGCGCGAGTCCGCGCTGGCCGAGCTCTATCGCTTGGCGTCGCCGCATCTGTTTGCGCTTGCCCGACGTATGTTGAGAGACCAGGCCGCCGCGGAGGATGTGCTGCAGGAGTGCTTCGTGATCATCTGGCGCCAGGCCGGCCAATACCGGGCGGAACGGAGCCAAGCCATGACGTGGATGACGCGCATCGTCCGAAACCGCTGCATTGATCGCCTGCGCCGTCCCGACAGGGAGGTGCCGGATCCGGACGACAGCCTGACGCTGGCCATGGCCGACGAGGGCCCCGGGCCGCTGGCGCAATTGCAAGCCAGCCAGGACGGCCGCCGCCTGGCCGACTGCATGGGGCAGCTGGAGGGCTCGCAACGCGTCGCCATCGCCATGGCCTTTTTTGATGACCTGGCGCATCCCGATATCGCGGCACGCCTCGGCACCCCGCTGGGAACAATAAAAAGCTGGATCCGCCGTGGCCTGCAACGGCTGAAAAGGTGCCTGGAATGA
- a CDS encoding thiopurine S-methyltransferase, producing MDAEFWLERWREGRTHFHQTRITPLLQKYWPALAVPQGGKVLVPLCGKSLDMVWLAAQGHPVLGAELSQLAVEQFFAENELRPVTHESSYGRHYVAGNIEIICGDIFKLDAQVLSHCVGVYDRAALVALPEAMRADYVRHVYGQLSPAYRGLLITLDYPQEEMAGPPFSVVDAEVQAIFSGVSPAAIIDRRDILDKEPKFQAAGVSRLDTVVYRLGAQD from the coding sequence ATGGACGCGGAATTCTGGTTGGAACGGTGGCGCGAAGGGCGCACGCACTTTCATCAAACGCGGATAACGCCGCTATTGCAGAAGTACTGGCCGGCGCTGGCCGTGCCGCAGGGAGGCAAGGTGCTGGTGCCGCTTTGCGGCAAGTCGCTGGACATGGTCTGGCTTGCCGCGCAGGGCCATCCGGTGCTGGGCGCCGAGCTGTCGCAACTGGCGGTGGAGCAATTCTTCGCCGAGAACGAGCTTCGGCCCGTCACGCACGAGTCCTCCTACGGCAGGCACTACGTGGCGGGCAATATCGAGATCATCTGCGGCGACATCTTCAAGCTGGATGCGCAGGTGCTGTCGCATTGCGTCGGCGTGTACGATCGCGCGGCGCTGGTGGCGCTGCCCGAGGCCATGCGCGCGGACTATGTGCGCCACGTCTACGGACAATTGTCGCCAGCGTACCGGGGCCTGCTCATCACCCTGGACTATCCGCAGGAAGAGATGGCGGGGCCGCCGTTCTCGGTGGTGGATGCCGAGGTGCAGGCGATTTTCTCTGGTGTATCGCCCGCTGCGATCATCGACCGCCGGGACATCCTGGACAAGGAGCCCAAGTTCCAGGCAGCGGGCGTGAGCCGGCTGGATACGGTGGTCTACCGCCTGGGCGCGCAAGACTGA
- a CDS encoding fasciclin domain-containing protein → MKLIASIAIACSALTLSPTFAADVMVGGQAMMPSRTIVANAVNSADHTTLVAAVKAAGLVDTLQGKGPFTVFAPTNAAFGKLPAGTVDTLVKPENKATLTKILTYHVVPGKLDFDALAAKVKKGGGSAELATVSGGKLWVAMNGKHNLTLKDEKGGVSTISTYDVYQSNGVIHVIDTVLMPK, encoded by the coding sequence ATGAAACTGATAGCCTCGATTGCCATTGCCTGCTCCGCGCTGACGCTGTCGCCCACGTTCGCGGCCGACGTCATGGTCGGCGGCCAGGCGATGATGCCCAGCAGGACCATCGTCGCCAACGCCGTGAATTCCGCTGACCACACGACGCTGGTCGCTGCGGTCAAGGCCGCGGGTCTCGTGGATACGCTGCAAGGCAAGGGCCCGTTCACGGTCTTTGCGCCTACCAACGCAGCCTTTGGCAAACTGCCGGCCGGCACGGTCGACACGCTCGTCAAGCCCGAGAACAAGGCCACCCTGACCAAGATCCTGACTTATCACGTGGTGCCCGGAAAGCTGGACTTCGACGCGCTGGCGGCCAAGGTCAAGAAGGGAGGCGGTTCCGCCGAACTGGCCACGGTCAGCGGCGGCAAGCTCTGGGTGGCGATGAACGGCAAGCACAACCTGACCTTGAAGGACGAGAAAGGCGGCGTATCAACCATCAGCACCTATGACGTCTACCAATCCAACGGCGTGATCCACGTCATCGACACAGTGCTGATGCCCAAGTAA